One Nitrospirota bacterium DNA segment encodes these proteins:
- a CDS encoding TolC family protein — protein MPRFRNDQVAKQWRSCAAVLALCLGVGLTGSWAETPPAKPTDPRKEAISLVDAVLQALQRNLDISISRQTKESRLTDIIAEQAKFDPTVSANGQYNRQVQPLNRPVFGFSGTADLSKIQTFDQNQSTVTFDMTQNLLTGANYDINFSPQRTFVAGNTGFLFNPGYTSGLAFTLTQPLLKNFGVDINKTFIAVAQNNAKVEEHVFKDRVLTVIATVEQTYWEVVFTNENLKVAQSALKAAEELLASNRAKAKAGVMAIVDVLQAEAAVAARVEQVIIAEKAIRDQEDQLRRLLNPEEEELRQDVHLVPLDQPVKALEPLSLEEAIDVALKLRPEVLQAGKNTETAELNTKFAKNQLLPNLAFQGTSGLAGLGKDGADMFSRNFGGDFYNYGAGLVLSYPLGNRSAVSQFNKRQLEGRNAQFSLQSVRQQVIVGVREAVRRVQTDFKRIETTRSARIMAEKQLQAEQERLNVGLSTTRFVLDFQRDLATARGNELRAVVDYNKSLSNLARTKATTLERYKIEIQ, from the coding sequence ATGCCCCGGTTCCGCAACGACCAGGTAGCGAAACAGTGGCGAAGCTGCGCCGCCGTCCTTGCCCTCTGCTTAGGGGTCGGCCTCACAGGCTCATGGGCCGAAACACCCCCGGCCAAGCCGACGGATCCCCGGAAGGAAGCGATCTCGCTGGTGGACGCCGTCCTACAGGCACTCCAACGCAACCTGGACATCAGCATCAGCCGCCAGACCAAGGAAAGCCGGCTCACCGACATTATCGCCGAGCAGGCCAAGTTCGACCCCACGGTCAGCGCCAACGGCCAGTACAACCGCCAAGTCCAGCCACTGAACCGGCCGGTCTTCGGCTTCTCCGGTACGGCGGACTTGTCGAAGATCCAAACCTTCGACCAGAACCAATCCACTGTCACCTTCGACATGACGCAAAACCTTTTGACGGGCGCGAACTACGATATCAATTTCAGCCCGCAGCGGACTTTCGTGGCCGGCAATACCGGGTTTTTGTTCAACCCCGGCTATACTTCCGGTCTTGCCTTCACGCTCACCCAGCCTTTGCTGAAGAACTTCGGCGTGGATATCAACAAGACCTTCATTGCGGTCGCCCAGAACAACGCGAAGGTGGAGGAGCATGTCTTCAAAGACCGGGTCCTGACCGTCATCGCGACCGTGGAGCAGACCTATTGGGAAGTGGTCTTCACGAACGAAAACCTCAAAGTCGCCCAGTCGGCCTTGAAGGCAGCGGAGGAATTGCTGGCGAGCAACCGGGCCAAGGCCAAGGCCGGCGTCATGGCCATCGTGGATGTGCTGCAAGCGGAAGCGGCGGTGGCGGCCCGGGTCGAGCAGGTGATCATCGCGGAGAAGGCCATTCGGGACCAGGAAGACCAGCTGCGCCGGCTGTTAAATCCTGAGGAGGAAGAACTCCGCCAGGACGTCCATCTGGTGCCTCTGGACCAACCGGTCAAGGCTCTGGAGCCGCTCAGTCTCGAGGAAGCCATCGACGTCGCGCTGAAGTTGCGGCCGGAGGTCCTGCAGGCTGGCAAGAACACTGAGACCGCCGAGCTGAACACAAAATTCGCCAAGAATCAGCTCCTCCCCAACCTGGCCTTTCAGGGCACCTCGGGATTGGCCGGCTTGGGCAAAGACGGCGCTGACATGTTCAGCAGGAATTTCGGCGGAGACTTTTATAACTATGGCGCCGGGCTCGTGCTCAGCTACCCCCTCGGCAACCGTTCGGCCGTAAGCCAGTTCAACAAGCGACAGCTCGAGGGCCGCAATGCCCAGTTCTCCCTGCAGAGCGTCCGGCAGCAGGTGATCGTCGGGGTACGAGAGGCGGTGCGGCGCGTGCAGACCGATTTCAAACGGATTGAAACGACCCGTTCCGCGCGGATCATGGCCGAGAAACAGCTCCAGGCTGAACAGGAACGGCTCAACGTCGGACTCAGCACCACCCGGTTCGTGCTGGACTTCCAGCGCGACTTGGCCACCGCCCGTGGCAACGAACTGCGGGCGGTCGTGGACTATAACAAGTCGCTCTCGAACCTGGCCCGCACCAAAGCCACGACGCTCGAACGCTATAAAATCGAGATCCAGTAG
- a CDS encoding M20/M25/M40 family metallo-hydrolase: protein MRNCMRHILALSGCLLLLATVASAAPDLRMAPDGLAAALGAISGPRMMEDVARLSSPAFNGRQTGTADDVRSARFIVERFESLGLFPCGGRPLPGNARGPLWAQSEAFTGSSIQAPAIMEWTTPAVTTPARLGPDFLPILDSPSAGASAPLIFVGYGISDPAHEFDEYAGLDVRDRVVLFLRGKPEGYSTPVTHADKERTARKRGAIAFLTATGPITSAYETRRGIGRAPTALYSQASDNRLLPGAWISTELAEQLLAVDGQSLREVQERLNQQRKPQSAPTNVILHLAWDSRQESGTLVNVLGMIPGQDPALRERALVIGAHRDHFGRQAGLLFPGADDNASGTAVLLEVAKTFAKSGLAHKRTIVFVSFSGEEQGLFGSRLYVGKPPLPLNQTVAMLNVDHAGIGNGRLTVGLTGLSKEEATEAGKVAGVAELLDLYGFFPGGDHVPFKEAGTPTATIVSAGPHPHFHQPSDTADTVKTEILERAARYLFVLAWQLANTP from the coding sequence ATGAGGAACTGCATGCGTCATATCCTGGCCTTGTCCGGCTGCTTACTCCTGCTCGCTACGGTTGCCTCGGCGGCTCCCGACCTACGCATGGCCCCGGATGGACTCGCTGCGGCGTTGGGCGCGATCTCAGGGCCCAGAATGATGGAAGATGTCGCGCGCCTGAGTAGCCCAGCATTCAACGGCCGGCAGACCGGCACAGCCGACGACGTGCGTTCCGCGAGGTTCATAGTCGAGCGATTCGAGTCACTGGGCTTGTTCCCGTGCGGCGGCCGGCCGTTGCCCGGCAACGCACGCGGTCCGCTGTGGGCTCAGTCGGAAGCCTTCACGGGCAGCTCTATACAAGCCCCGGCCATAATGGAATGGACGACGCCGGCCGTGACGACGCCGGCCCGGTTAGGGCCTGACTTTCTGCCGATCCTGGACTCTCCTTCGGCTGGCGCCAGCGCACCACTGATTTTTGTCGGGTACGGCATCTCCGATCCCGCCCACGAGTTCGACGAATATGCAGGTCTGGATGTGCGCGATCGCGTCGTGCTCTTCCTGCGGGGAAAACCGGAGGGCTATTCAACGCCGGTCACCCATGCAGACAAGGAGCGAACGGCGCGGAAGCGCGGCGCGATCGCCTTCCTGACCGCCACCGGGCCAATCACGTCGGCCTATGAAACACGTCGAGGGATCGGCAGGGCACCGACCGCCCTCTACAGCCAGGCAAGCGACAATCGCCTGCTTCCCGGCGCCTGGATCAGCACGGAACTGGCGGAGCAACTTCTGGCCGTTGATGGCCAATCGCTCCGCGAGGTACAAGAACGGTTGAACCAGCAACGCAAGCCTCAATCTGCCCCCACCAACGTCATTCTCCATCTTGCCTGGGACAGTCGGCAAGAATCAGGTACATTGGTCAATGTATTGGGAATGATCCCCGGGCAAGATCCGGCCCTGAGAGAACGGGCCCTGGTGATCGGCGCGCACCGTGATCACTTCGGCCGCCAAGCCGGCCTCTTGTTTCCCGGCGCCGACGATAATGCCTCCGGAACCGCGGTGTTGCTCGAAGTAGCCAAGACTTTCGCCAAATCCGGCCTCGCGCACAAACGGACAATCGTGTTCGTCTCATTCAGCGGCGAGGAGCAGGGCCTCTTCGGTTCCCGCCTATACGTAGGCAAGCCTCCCCTGCCGCTGAATCAGACGGTCGCCATGCTGAATGTGGACCACGCGGGAATCGGCAACGGACGGTTGACGGTGGGGCTGACGGGGCTTTCAAAAGAAGAGGCGACAGAAGCGGGCAAGGTGGCCGGCGTCGCGGAGCTGCTGGACTTGTACGGCTTCTTTCCCGGAGGCGATCACGTCCCGTTCAAGGAAGCAGGCACCCCCACAGCCACCATCGTCAGTGCCGGGCCTCACCCTCATTTTCACCAGCCGTCGGATACGGCCGACACGGTGAAAACGGAGATTCTGGAGAGAGCCGCCCGGTACCTGTTCGTCCTGGCCTGGCAGCTCGCAAATACACCGTAG